The Desulfonatronum thiosulfatophilum genome has a window encoding:
- a CDS encoding YlxR family protein, whose protein sequence is MCVVCRNRFPKTELLRFIFDSERGQVADPRQRLPGRGCYVCKTESCLDKLTSTRIRRKRCKGEMHGQ, encoded by the coding sequence ATGTGCGTTGTCTGCCGCAACAGGTTTCCAAAGACCGAACTGCTCCGTTTTATTTTCGATTCGGAGCGGGGCCAGGTTGCGGATCCTCGGCAGCGGTTGCCTGGGCGGGGTTGTTACGTATGCAAAACAGAATCATGTTTGGATAAATTGACGTCGACGAGGATACGTCGGAAGCGGTGCAAGGGAGAAATGCATGGCCAATAA